The following coding sequences lie in one Treponema socranskii subsp. buccale genomic window:
- a CDS encoding thymidine phosphorylase, which yields MKATDIIAKKRGTFVRGEDGTKKIAQSTALTREEIAFMVSGYVEGMIPDYQIASWLMAIYFNGMTFEETGMLTDVMLRSGDVIDLRAARLSGPFVDKHSTGGVGDKISLPLAPIAACCGVQVPMMSGRALGYTGGTLDKLESIEGYRTDLTPETFAKLIAKTGFAMTGQTKKIVPADRLLYALRDVTETVESIALITSSILSKKVAEGSDALVFDVKCGSGAFMKSMYDAEPLALSLVKTASAMGKKASAFITGMDTPLGKKVGNFLEIEETLECLEGRGPEDVMEETYALCSEMLLLGGKAKTEEDARSQCKHAVESGAAREKFLQNVEDQGGNPAKLLSEIGKRRSSHHAAIEAGESGFLTLDALSVGLAGIDLGVGRNKTSDAVCPDAGFIVHAKTGDFVHKGDRILDIYGKDEACLAGAKRKIEDALAYSDTAPDKKPLIIKTIRQ from the coding sequence ATGAAAGCGACGGATATCATTGCAAAAAAGCGCGGCACCTTTGTCCGCGGCGAAGACGGAACGAAAAAGATCGCACAAAGCACCGCTCTCACTCGGGAAGAGATCGCGTTTATGGTTTCAGGCTATGTCGAAGGGATGATTCCCGATTATCAAATCGCTTCGTGGCTTATGGCGATCTATTTTAACGGCATGACATTCGAAGAGACGGGTATGCTCACCGACGTCATGCTCCGCTCGGGCGATGTCATAGACTTGAGAGCCGCCCGTCTTTCCGGCCCCTTTGTCGATAAACATTCGACCGGCGGCGTCGGAGACAAGATTTCGCTCCCGCTTGCGCCGATCGCGGCGTGCTGCGGCGTACAGGTTCCGATGATGAGCGGGCGCGCGCTCGGCTATACGGGCGGTACGCTCGACAAGCTTGAATCGATCGAAGGCTATCGAACCGACCTCACTCCTGAAACCTTTGCAAAACTTATAGCGAAAACCGGCTTTGCGATGACGGGGCAGACGAAAAAGATCGTCCCCGCCGACAGGCTTTTGTACGCGCTCCGCGATGTGACGGAAACCGTCGAATCGATCGCACTTATCACGTCGAGCATCTTATCGAAAAAAGTTGCCGAAGGAAGCGACGCGCTCGTTTTCGACGTCAAGTGCGGTTCGGGCGCGTTTATGAAATCGATGTACGATGCGGAGCCTCTCGCTCTCTCGCTCGTAAAAACGGCGTCCGCCATGGGCAAAAAAGCGTCCGCTTTCATCACCGGCATGGACACGCCGCTCGGAAAAAAAGTCGGAAACTTTCTCGAAATCGAAGAGACGCTCGAGTGTCTCGAAGGGCGCGGACCGGAAGACGTCATGGAAGAAACGTACGCGCTCTGCAGTGAAATGCTTTTACTCGGAGGTAAAGCGAAAACGGAAGAGGATGCGCGTTCTCAATGCAAGCATGCAGTCGAATCGGGGGCGGCTCGAGAAAAGTTTTTACAAAACGTCGAAGACCAGGGCGGAAATCCTGCAAAGCTCCTTTCGGAAATCGGAAAGAGGCGGTCATCCCATCACGCGGCGATTGAAGCCGGGGAAAGCGGCTTTCTCACGCTCGACGCGCTTTCAGTCGGCCTTGCGGGAATCGATTTGGGCGTCGGGCGAAATAAAACGAGCGATGCAGTATGCCCCGACGCGGGTTTTATCGTACATGCAAAAACGGGAGACTTCGTGCACAAGGGGGATCGCATCCTCGACATATACGGAAAAGACGAAGCGTGTCTTGCAGGCGCGAAGCGCAAAATTGAAGACGCCCTCGCCTACTCCGACACGGCTCCCGATAAAAAACCGCTCATCATAAAAACGATACGGCAGTAA
- a CDS encoding Rpn family recombination-promoting nuclease/putative transposase, producing MEYTHKPVEELTFTDDFMFGTVMKNQFICKGVIERLLHIKVGKIEYPSLQKTIAPFYESKGIRLDVYVSDSDRVFDIEIQTSIPPSLPKRTRYYQSLMDVDNLLRGQSYADLKESYVIFICTQDPFDKGLPVYEFRNVCTADGTLFLDDKSYKVFYNVGAYGKEDEPELSALLQYLCERRATSGFTQRIDALVEKAKRNEKFRSWYMSLNIREDDLRMAGEKIGFERGVAEGMRKGREDGIVAGSYQAKRETAKILSDMRLDVEMIAKATGLSEAEIEKL from the coding sequence ATGGAATATACTCATAAACCCGTCGAAGAACTCACCTTTACCGATGACTTTATGTTCGGCACGGTCATGAAAAATCAATTTATATGTAAGGGCGTCATCGAACGGCTCCTGCATATCAAAGTCGGTAAAATCGAATATCCCTCCCTGCAAAAAACGATAGCACCGTTTTACGAAAGCAAGGGTATACGCCTCGACGTCTACGTTTCCGATTCCGATCGCGTTTTCGATATCGAAATACAAACATCGATCCCGCCTTCTCTTCCCAAGCGTACGCGTTATTATCAAAGTCTCATGGATGTCGATAACCTTTTGCGCGGCCAAAGCTATGCCGACCTGAAAGAGAGCTATGTCATCTTTATCTGTACGCAGGATCCCTTCGACAAAGGCCTGCCTGTCTACGAGTTCCGCAACGTATGTACCGCCGACGGCACGCTTTTTCTTGATGACAAATCGTATAAAGTATTTTATAATGTGGGTGCCTACGGTAAAGAAGATGAGCCTGAATTGAGCGCCTTGCTGCAGTATCTTTGCGAGAGGCGGGCGACGAGCGGTTTTACGCAGCGGATTGATGCGCTTGTCGAAAAAGCGAAACGGAACGAAAAGTTCAGGAGCTGGTATATGTCGTTGAATATACGGGAAGATGACTTACGCATGGCAGGTGAAAAGATCGGCTTTGAGCGGGGCGTTGCTGAGGGAATGCGCAAAGGCAGGGAAGACGGTATCGTTGCGGGATCGTATCAGGCAAAGCGAGAGACGGCAAAAATTTTATCGGATATGCGGCTGGACGTTGAAATGATAGCGAAAGCGACCGGTCTCTCGGAAGCGGAAATCGAAAAACTGTAA
- a CDS encoding nucleotidyltransferase family protein, giving the protein MTVFEKLSNNGIDLTPKDLEYIISKYNVKEISVFGSSIRNDFTSESDVDFLIDFRNSEEISLFDILDIQDYLQNITKRNVDIVEPAGLVNPYRLVPAETGLLSCPKKGGTIKSDV; this is encoded by the coding sequence ATGACAGTTTTTGAAAAACTTTCGAACAATGGAATCGATTTAACGCCCAAAGATTTGGAATATATAATTTCCAAATATAATGTTAAAGAAATATCCGTATTCGGTTCTTCAATACGAAATGATTTTACAAGCGAAAGCGATGTCGATTTTCTTATAGATTTTAGAAATTCCGAAGAAATATCACTTTTTGATATACTGGATATACAAGACTATCTTCAAAATATTACAAAAAGAAATGTTGACATTGTAGAACCCGCCGGTTTAGTAAACCCCTATAGACTAGTACCTGCGGAAACAGGGTTATTGAGCTGCCCAAAAAAAGGAGGTACGATAAAAAGCGACGTCTGA
- the recO gene encoding DNA repair protein RecO, which yields MPRNYVTEAIVFSVKPLGELNSSVCFLTKERGTVYATLYGGAKSKLRSLVSVWNAGTAYFYCKEADNFERNVKISDFDVKRYHLSFRENLYKSYAASLAAELVIKTKCAGSFESCWRLASGFFDGLEIAQGSQCERGLVRFLWRYMELLGIQSDASSCASCARSFNTGNLTGDAVVYNAAENGFFCPSCAAREKSANRFMLSLEAVRYLDAVSRLSPYKARAFEVSDEALGELKRLVFFLSEQAAGTKLQSLATGMGIL from the coding sequence ATGCCGCGAAATTACGTTACGGAGGCGATCGTTTTTTCGGTAAAGCCGCTCGGAGAACTCAACAGCTCGGTTTGTTTTTTGACAAAAGAGCGCGGCACGGTCTACGCGACGCTTTACGGAGGGGCAAAGAGCAAACTGCGCTCTCTCGTTTCCGTTTGGAACGCGGGTACGGCGTATTTTTACTGTAAAGAAGCGGACAATTTCGAACGCAACGTAAAGATATCGGATTTCGATGTAAAGCGCTATCACCTTTCGTTCCGCGAAAACCTCTACAAGTCCTACGCGGCTTCTCTCGCGGCGGAACTCGTCATCAAAACGAAGTGCGCAGGCTCTTTCGAATCGTGCTGGCGCCTCGCGTCGGGATTTTTCGACGGGCTTGAAATTGCGCAGGGAAGTCAGTGCGAGCGGGGGCTCGTCCGCTTTTTATGGCGCTATATGGAACTGCTCGGCATTCAAAGCGACGCTTCCTCCTGTGCGTCGTGCGCTCGCAGTTTTAACACTGGAAATTTGACGGGAGATGCGGTAGTATATAATGCGGCCGAAAACGGTTTTTTTTGCCCCTCGTGCGCCGCACGGGAAAAGAGCGCCAACCGTTTTATGCTTTCACTCGAAGCCGTCCGCTACCTCGACGCGGTTTCGCGTTTAAGTCCGTATAAAGCGCGTGCATTCGAAGTGTCGGACGAAGCGCTCGGTGAGCTCAAACGGCTCGTTTTTTTTCTTTCGGAACAGGCGGCCGGCACAAAATTACAATCGCTTGCAACAGGGATGGGTATATTATGA
- a CDS encoding nitroreductase, whose amino-acid sequence MNEIIDAIKARRSTKSFKSDAVPKEIVDRVIEAGLYAASAMGKQMPIVVAVTNKKLRDRLSEMNRKVGGWNEGFDPFYGAPVVLIVLADKNWPNRVYDGSLVIGNMMLAAHALKIGSCWIHRAREEFESDEGKAILKELGIAGEFEGIGHCVLGIPAAEREMPPRRAGRVFYAE is encoded by the coding sequence ATGAACGAAATCATCGATGCGATAAAAGCGCGGCGGAGCACAAAGAGTTTTAAAAGCGATGCCGTACCGAAAGAGATCGTCGATCGCGTGATCGAAGCGGGGCTCTATGCCGCGAGCGCGATGGGAAAGCAAATGCCGATCGTCGTCGCCGTGACAAATAAAAAACTCCGCGACAGATTGTCGGAGATGAACCGCAAAGTCGGCGGCTGGAACGAGGGCTTCGATCCGTTTTACGGAGCGCCCGTCGTGCTCATCGTGCTTGCCGATAAAAATTGGCCGAACCGCGTCTACGACGGAAGTCTCGTCATCGGAAATATGATGCTCGCCGCACATGCGCTCAAAATCGGAAGCTGCTGGATTCATCGTGCACGGGAAGAATTCGAAAGCGACGAGGGAAAAGCGATTTTAAAAGAACTCGGTATTGCAGGCGAATTCGAAGGGATCGGTCACTGCGTATTGGGCATACCTGCAGCCGAGCGCGAAATGCCGCCGCGAAGGGCGGGCCGCGTATTTTATGCCGAATAA